The Euphorbia lathyris chromosome 8, ddEupLath1.1, whole genome shotgun sequence genome has a window encoding:
- the LOC136203662 gene encoding mechanosensitive ion channel protein 10-like, translating into MAEQTEDPGTVSITIPAEESHVLKISADEKSEDRKGRKLGIFVFLLAFESAAFACAVVLLIMSFTMDSLHKPVFWDLGLWKLCLLIFTIICGRLISQLFTMLILLLIWRFWVYERALYFGYGIRKSVLLFVWLSLVALAWGLIVERSICKTDFVNDVTRGLAGCLLGAFLWLMKTFLVKLVGSIHATKLLKKTKEAIYVRKILISLSEVGKSNQKQKGSEYHPVNAIEEFLDLIATNLFDKIFDSGEHDKHRISRGTMRELMNAIRGQKLLPLPHGDEKDIDGDYKKPDQAAVEAAADIFAKLNPDSNRCISLEKILQFVKEKKVIDQLKGLAESKTERQKIKTDDKPIEHITSEGLLIEESVFRDWMVEVYMDHEALNSTLKHSKTAIDELNVIVSVIVLIIVIVMWLLFMGFLTTKVLVFLSSQFLLAVFMFGNSVKTVFEAVIFVFLVHPFDVGDRCVIDGIQMVVDEMDILTSTFLRYDNEKIYYPNVVLASKPISNLYRSPPMSETVEFDISLHTPKQTMEKLRESIKTYLVKNPRWWLPDHSLRMNEIEDVNKMKLSLFVKHTINFHYTRKRLERRSELVQEVKHLFEELKIEYHLLPQQVNFMGSIRCLP; encoded by the exons ATGGCCGAGCAGACGGAAGATCCTGGGACAGTGAGCATTACTATCCCTGCAGAAGAATCACATGTCTTGAAAATTTCCGCAGATGAAAAAAGCGAGGATAGAAAAGGCAGGAAACTTGGAATTTTCGTTTTCCTCCTCGCTTTTGAATCAGCTGCATTTGCGTGTGCCGTTGTGCTTTTAATTATGAGTTTCACAATGGATAGCTTACACAAACCTGTATTTTGGGATCTAGGTTTATGGAAATTGTGTTTATTAATATTTACAATCATCTGCGGTAGATTGATTTCCCAACTCTTTACGATGCTTATATTATTGCTAATTTGGAGGTTTTGGGTTTATGAAAGAGCTCTTTATTTTGGGTATGGAATAAGGAAAAGTGTTCTGTTGTTTGTATGGTTGAGTCTGGTTGCTCTAGCTTGGGGTTTGATAGTTGAACGGAGCATTTGTAAGACGGATTTCGTCAATGATGTAACGAGAGGTCTTGCCGGTTGTCTACTCGGAGCTTTTTTATGGCTAATGAAAACTTTTTTAGTTAAATTAGTTGGTTCTATCCATGCCACTAAATTGCTAAAAAAAACTAAGGAAGCAATCTATGTTCGGAAGATACTCATTTCTCTCTCAGAGGTGGGTAAAAGTAATCAGAAACAGAAAGGGTCAGAATATCATCCTGTTAATGCCATTGAAGAGTTCCTTGATTTGATTGCAACCAACctgtttgataaaatatttgacTCAGGCGAACATGATAAACATAGGATTTCTCGCGGGACCATGAGGGAGTTGATGAATGCTATTCGAGGTCAGAAGCTACTTCCTCTCCCCCATGGAGATGAAAAGGACATTGATGGTGATTACAAGAAGCCTGATCAGGCAGCTGTGGAAGCTGCTGCTGATATTTTTGCAAAATTGAACCCTGATTCTAACAG GTGCATTTCCCTTGAAAAGATATTGCAATTTgtgaaagaaaagaaagttATTGATCAATTAAAAGGATTAGCAGAAAGCAAAACAGAACGCCAAAAGATTAAAACAGACGATAAACCAATTGAGCATATCACTTCAGAAGGTCTGCTGATTGAAGAATCAGTTTTCAGAGATTGGATG GTTGAAGTTTACATGGACCATGAGGCATTGAATAGTACCTTAAAACACAGCAAAACTGCAATTGATGAACTGAATGTGATAGTTTCTGTGATAGTTCTCATTATTGTAATTGTCATGTGGTTACTTTTCATGGGATTCTTGACAACAAAAGTACTAGTCTTTCTATCCTCACAATTTCTACTGGCAGTTTTCATGTTCGGCAACAGCGTAAAGACTGTTTTCGAAGCTGTCATTTTCGTGTTCTTGGTTCACCCTTTCGATGTTGGAGATCGTTGTGTTATAGATGGAATACAG ATGGTTGTGGACGAGATGGACATATTGACAAGCACTTTTCTGAGATATGACAATGAGAAAATATACTATCCAAATGTAGTTCTGGCATCCAAACCTATAAGCAATCTTTACCGGAGTCCGCCGATGAGCGAAACGGTGGAATTTGATATTAGTCTTCATACTCCAAAGCAAACTATGGAGAAGCTAAGGGAGAGTATAAAAAC ATATTTGGTGAAGAATCCAAGGTGGTGGCTTCCGGATCACAGCTTGAGAATGAATGAGATTGAGGATGTGAATAAGATGAAGTTATCACTGTTTGTTAAGCATACAATCAACTTTCATTATACTAGAAAGAGGTTGGAAAGAAGATCAGAGTTGGTGCAAGAGGTCAAGCATCTTTTTGAAGAGCTTAAAATAGAATATCATCTTTTGCCTCAACAAGTTAACTTCATGGGTTCTATTAGGTGTCTCCCTTAG